From a single Bacteroidota bacterium genomic region:
- a CDS encoding glycerophosphodiester phosphodiesterase, with protein sequence MKAGILHWVLLWVIVLLFNGCSSDEPDQSDIHLIAHRGSSYQYPENSAEAIQVLIPAGITHLETDLVFTSDDSVVLFHDYQTDRLTTFNQPVIETPTARLRSGFFNQTGGTLLTFEQFARRFGSGFDRIYLDLKWGQGEAVYKVIRQVVTLSSRYNLDRRLVVTSTNANQLDSIRALNPDIQVAYDRDPAGLEICIRNHYPMLLLHREDVSPDIVKGAASAGVKLVGYGYTTLPDLQAAVAVGVSDLMTDNPIGFKSWFD encoded by the coding sequence ATGAAAGCTGGTATTTTACATTGGGTCTTACTGTGGGTTATCGTTTTACTTTTTAACGGGTGTTCATCGGACGAACCCGATCAGTCAGACATTCATCTGATTGCCCATCGCGGGTCCAGTTACCAGTATCCGGAAAATTCCGCAGAGGCCATACAGGTTCTTATTCCTGCCGGAATCACCCATTTAGAAACAGATCTGGTATTCACATCTGATGACAGTGTGGTGTTGTTTCACGATTACCAGACCGACCGCCTGACCACCTTCAATCAACCTGTTATTGAAACGCCCACTGCCAGATTGCGGAGTGGTTTTTTTAATCAGACCGGCGGAACCCTTCTGACCTTTGAACAGTTCGCACGGCGTTTTGGATCTGGTTTTGACCGGATCTACCTCGACTTAAAATGGGGCCAGGGAGAAGCCGTTTACAAGGTGATCAGACAGGTGGTCACCCTGTCTTCACGATATAATCTCGATCGCCGGTTGGTTGTTACCAGCACGAATGCGAACCAATTAGATTCAATCCGGGCCCTCAATCCGGATATACAGGTAGCGTATGATCGCGATCCGGCCGGACTCGAAATTTGTATCAGGAACCACTACCCAATGCTTCTCCTGCACCGGGAAGATGTATCTCCGGATATTGTCAAAGGTGCTGCCAGTGCAGGGGTGAAACTGGTTGGATACGGCTACACCACCTTACCCGATCTACAGGCAGCGGTGGCTGTGGGAGTCAGCGACCTCATGACCGACAATCCCATTGGTTTTAAGTCCTGGTTCGACTAA
- the recN gene encoding DNA repair protein RecN: MADFPTFDPQLKTMLSRLYIKNVAIISELELSFPGSMNILTGETGAGKSILLGAIGLLLGERASSDLIRTGSDRALVEGTFTIGDPAWLKTLLQSEEIDTTPPDLVIRREITSRGQNRIFINDQVVSLNLLRSIGDRLVDLHGQHDHQSLLNQDLQKQFLDDFCGNSALLDEFKTVWTEWDQSNRNLAKLKKERQSLLEKQKLSAFQLKEIDDAGVHAGEDSDLEQELNRLDHAGFLFQTSGAVAWSLTGDEAQNLHAQLTDVLKKLEELVRIDPALAEYQKELQSASISIKETGRFFAQYADRVVVDPERQVAVRNRLDLINRLKKKYGPTLTEVLDLRERLAGELAGDLNVDGRIAAMETMVDELKAKTEKLASGLSDRRSKGAVRLARSVIDQLTGLGLEKCRFEIRVTSETDPGSPFQKAGTPVKMNQDGWDQVVFLISTNAGEELKPLSKVASGGEISRIMLAIKAATAEAAGVNVLIFDEIDTGVSGKIASAVGKVLTQLSVNRQIFVITHLPQVASIPGDHYQVRKSVQNGSTESTVIQLGQQERIEEIARLLSGESVTDRSRAQAADLLGLA, translated from the coding sequence ATGGCTGATTTTCCTACCTTTGACCCTCAATTAAAAACCATGCTAAGCCGGTTATACATAAAAAACGTTGCCATCATCAGCGAACTGGAATTATCCTTTCCGGGCTCCATGAATATTCTGACGGGGGAAACCGGCGCAGGCAAATCCATTCTGCTCGGTGCCATCGGACTTCTGCTGGGTGAAAGGGCCTCTTCCGACCTGATCAGAACCGGATCGGACCGGGCTCTGGTTGAAGGAACCTTTACCATCGGCGATCCCGCCTGGCTGAAAACCCTGCTTCAATCAGAAGAAATCGACACAACACCGCCCGATCTGGTGATCCGCCGGGAAATTACCAGCCGGGGTCAAAACCGGATTTTTATCAACGATCAGGTGGTCAGTCTGAACCTGCTGCGGTCCATCGGAGACCGGCTGGTCGATCTTCACGGACAGCATGACCATCAATCGCTTCTGAATCAGGACCTGCAGAAACAGTTTCTGGATGATTTTTGTGGCAACAGTGCCCTTCTCGATGAGTTTAAAACCGTCTGGACGGAATGGGATCAATCCAACCGCAATCTGGCTAAATTAAAAAAGGAGCGCCAGTCCCTTCTGGAAAAGCAGAAATTGTCGGCCTTTCAGCTAAAGGAAATCGATGACGCCGGCGTGCATGCAGGTGAAGATTCCGATCTGGAACAGGAACTGAACCGGCTCGATCACGCCGGATTTCTTTTCCAGACCTCGGGAGCCGTGGCCTGGTCCCTGACCGGTGATGAGGCGCAGAATCTTCACGCTCAACTGACCGATGTTCTCAAAAAACTGGAAGAACTCGTCCGGATAGACCCGGCGCTTGCCGAGTATCAGAAAGAACTTCAGTCTGCGTCCATTTCCATAAAGGAGACCGGTCGTTTCTTTGCCCAATATGCCGACCGGGTGGTTGTGGATCCCGAAAGGCAGGTGGCGGTCAGAAATCGCCTCGATCTGATAAACCGCCTGAAAAAGAAATATGGCCCCACTCTAACCGAAGTGCTCGACCTTCGTGAACGACTGGCAGGGGAACTGGCAGGGGATCTGAATGTGGATGGCCGGATTGCCGCCATGGAAACCATGGTGGATGAGTTAAAGGCCAAAACTGAAAAGCTGGCTTCCGGCCTCTCGGACCGGCGATCAAAAGGTGCAGTCAGGCTGGCCAGATCGGTGATTGATCAGTTAACCGGCCTCGGATTGGAAAAATGCCGCTTCGAAATCAGGGTGACCAGTGAAACGGACCCCGGTTCCCCTTTTCAAAAGGCCGGCACTCCCGTGAAAATGAATCAGGATGGCTGGGATCAGGTGGTGTTCCTGATTTCAACCAACGCAGGTGAAGAGCTGAAACCGCTGTCCAAAGTGGCTTCTGGTGGCGAGATTTCAAGGATCATGCTGGCCATCAAGGCGGCCACTGCCGAAGCGGCTGGCGTGAATGTGCTCATCTTTGATGAAATAGATACGGGAGTGAGCGGGAAAATTGCCAGTGCCGTTGGTAAAGTATTGACGCAGCTGTCTGTGAACCGGCAGATTTTTGTGATCACCCATCTCCCACAGGTCGCCAGTATTCCCGGTGACCACTATCAGGTCAGGAAATCCGTTCAGAACGGATCGACCGAATCAACCGTCATTCAACTTGGTCAACAGGAACGAATCGAGGAAATTGCACGGTTGCTTTCCGGTGAGTCGGTTACCGACCGGTCACGGGCACAGGCAGCCGACCTGCTTGGACTAGCCTAA
- a CDS encoding cysteine--tRNA ligase, which produces MKSKNLKLYNSLTRRIEPFEPGNPERVTMYVCGPTVYGDSHIGHAKSYVSFDTIFRWLVASGYNPLYVQNLTDVGHLLGDDNDGEDRILKKSRETRTEPMAIAEHYTHSYFEDMDRLNIRRPHISPRATGHIPEQIELIETLIEKGYAYESNGSVYFDVKKFGEYGKLSGKRIDDLLEGTRFEVHSDKKSPLDFALWKKAEPNHLMRWRSPWSIGFPGWHIECSAMSMKYLGTTFDIHGGGLDNQFPHHECEIAQSEAATGKPFARYWIHNNMVTVNGEKMSRSKGNVMNLKDLLRSYDPMVLRFFVLNSHYRSPIDFSAEAILAAGRGFERLMQTAGPYLKITGTEEPVSPVVKGWVDEFDKVMNEDFNTPQALAVVFNAIRSINSDAGLAGNQSDLACFFRYTLSEVLGLVPAESGGKNLEKELGTAMDLILELRSDYRKEKNWAKSDLIRDRLASGGLMIEDGKDGARWKIKN; this is translated from the coding sequence ATGAAATCAAAAAATCTGAAACTGTATAACTCTCTGACACGCCGGATTGAACCGTTTGAACCGGGGAATCCTGAACGGGTAACCATGTATGTCTGCGGCCCGACTGTGTATGGCGACTCTCACATCGGTCATGCCAAATCCTACGTGTCCTTCGATACCATTTTCCGGTGGCTGGTGGCCAGCGGGTACAATCCGCTTTACGTTCAGAACCTCACCGATGTGGGTCATTTGCTGGGCGATGACAACGATGGGGAAGACCGGATTCTGAAAAAGAGCCGCGAAACCAGAACCGAACCCATGGCCATCGCCGAACATTATACTCACAGCTATTTCGAGGACATGGACCGGTTGAACATCCGGCGCCCGCACATTTCGCCCCGTGCCACCGGGCATATTCCCGAGCAGATCGAACTTATTGAAACCCTCATTGAAAAGGGTTACGCTTACGAATCGAACGGTTCGGTCTATTTCGATGTGAAAAAATTCGGGGAATACGGGAAGTTATCGGGTAAACGGATTGATGATCTGCTCGAGGGAACCCGCTTCGAGGTTCATTCAGATAAGAAAAGTCCGCTCGACTTTGCGCTCTGGAAAAAAGCAGAACCCAACCACCTCATGAGGTGGCGGTCCCCATGGAGTATTGGTTTCCCCGGCTGGCACATTGAATGTTCGGCCATGTCGATGAAGTATCTGGGAACCACTTTCGATATTCATGGCGGTGGATTGGACAACCAGTTTCCTCATCATGAATGCGAAATTGCTCAATCGGAAGCAGCAACAGGGAAGCCCTTTGCCCGGTACTGGATCCATAACAACATGGTCACGGTGAACGGCGAAAAAATGTCCAGGTCCAAGGGAAATGTCATGAACCTGAAAGACCTGCTTCGCTCCTACGACCCGATGGTGCTTCGGTTTTTTGTGTTAAACTCTCATTACCGTTCCCCCATTGATTTCTCGGCAGAAGCCATTCTGGCGGCTGGCCGTGGGTTTGAACGACTGATGCAAACAGCCGGACCGTATCTGAAAATAACCGGGACAGAGGAGCCGGTCTCGCCGGTGGTGAAGGGATGGGTGGATGAATTTGACAAGGTGATGAATGAGGATTTTAACACCCCTCAGGCGTTGGCCGTGGTTTTTAACGCCATCAGAAGCATCAATTCCGATGCCGGTCTGGCGGGAAATCAGTCCGATCTGGCTTGTTTCTTCAGATACACCCTCTCCGAGGTGCTCGGATTGGTTCCCGCGGAATCCGGTGGAAAAAATCTGGAGAAGGAACTGGGAACAGCCATGGATCTGATTCTGGAACTCCGTTCCGATTACCGCAAAGAGAAAAATTGGGCGAAATCCGATTTGATCCGTGATCGTCTGGCCTCGGGAGGTCTGATGATTGAAGATGGAAAAGACGGTGCCCGTTGGAAAATAAAAAACTGA
- a CDS encoding DNA primase: MKYPPQLIAAVQAASDIVEVVRERVDLKKKGTNYWGRCPFHSEKTASFSVSPSKGIFKCFGCGKGGSVFQFIMETDGLSFGEAVRVLAERARIELPKPGREDEERFNREDSLFETNRWAMSAWIANLQSPAGKAAREYLENRGITAESISKFNLGYALPGWEDLKSTAYRDQIRSEFLEELGLVIRGDQGKTYDRFRDRLMFPIQDHIGRYIGFGGRIMTSDTDFAKYMNSPESAVYHKSRVLYGLFQARESIRKKESVLIVEGYLDVISLHQAGFTHAVATSGTALTPDQVRLIKRYTDKNVVFLYDGDSAGLSAMERSLPVLFTEGIIPTILTLPDNHDPDSFIRQKGADQFTWFLNEKRRSAIDFVLGYYQSQAGDAINDREEAIRRVIDLAAVYPDGVGRDLIIQELASLARIPESTLFASLKKRGGQQSLPTRPVREKPMAPPDTLPAVKPVRTTLLAPERDLLKLIIEYGKVVAAYLGYFVAPGYFPTELARSVYEKALALSEEREYWELQDLADRCTEHEQELVYRLAIEKYSISPRWKSMGFDKESLDVRRWIEDAITRLRIQSVESHIHDLKNQLASTDDPEVQQSMMRSVQELLAEKKKLLSGDLFRQEDEPA, encoded by the coding sequence ATGAAATATCCTCCTCAGCTAATTGCAGCAGTACAGGCTGCCAGTGACATTGTGGAGGTGGTCCGCGAACGGGTGGACCTGAAAAAAAAGGGAACCAACTACTGGGGAAGATGCCCCTTCCACTCAGAAAAAACTGCCTCCTTTTCCGTCAGTCCCTCCAAGGGAATCTTTAAGTGTTTTGGTTGCGGGAAGGGTGGCTCTGTTTTCCAGTTTATCATGGAAACCGATGGCCTTTCCTTCGGGGAAGCGGTGCGTGTTCTGGCCGAAAGAGCCCGGATTGAACTTCCCAAACCCGGAAGGGAAGATGAGGAACGGTTTAACCGCGAAGACTCCCTCTTTGAAACCAACCGGTGGGCCATGTCCGCCTGGATTGCCAATCTGCAGTCACCGGCTGGAAAAGCGGCCCGGGAATACCTTGAAAACAGAGGAATCACCGCTGAAAGCATTTCAAAGTTTAACCTGGGGTATGCCTTACCCGGTTGGGAGGATCTGAAATCGACCGCCTACCGCGATCAGATCAGAAGTGAATTTCTCGAGGAACTCGGTCTGGTGATTCGCGGCGATCAGGGAAAAACCTATGACCGGTTCAGGGACCGGCTGATGTTTCCCATTCAGGATCACATCGGGCGTTACATCGGATTCGGGGGTCGTATCATGACCTCAGACACCGATTTTGCCAAGTACATGAACTCACCTGAATCGGCGGTTTACCACAAATCCAGGGTGCTGTACGGACTTTTTCAGGCACGTGAATCCATCCGGAAAAAAGAGTCGGTCCTGATTGTCGAAGGCTATCTCGATGTGATTTCACTTCATCAGGCCGGTTTCACTCATGCCGTAGCCACATCGGGTACCGCCCTGACCCCCGATCAGGTGCGGTTGATCAAGCGTTATACCGATAAAAACGTGGTCTTCCTTTATGATGGTGATTCCGCCGGCCTCAGTGCAATGGAAAGATCCCTGCCGGTTCTTTTTACCGAGGGAATTATCCCCACCATTCTGACCCTGCCCGATAACCACGACCCCGACTCCTTCATCAGACAAAAGGGAGCCGATCAGTTCACCTGGTTCCTGAATGAAAAACGCCGGTCAGCCATCGATTTTGTTCTGGGCTACTACCAGTCTCAGGCAGGTGATGCCATCAATGACCGGGAAGAAGCCATCCGCCGGGTGATCGATCTGGCAGCCGTTTACCCCGATGGAGTGGGTCGCGACCTGATCATCCAGGAGTTGGCCTCGCTTGCCCGGATTCCGGAATCCACCTTGTTTGCCTCGTTGAAAAAGCGGGGAGGTCAGCAGTCCCTTCCGACCCGGCCTGTCAGAGAAAAGCCGATGGCTCCGCCCGACACACTGCCGGCCGTGAAACCGGTCCGGACCACCCTGCTGGCACCTGAACGTGACCTGCTGAAACTCATCATTGAATATGGGAAAGTGGTGGCTGCTTATCTGGGGTACTTTGTCGCCCCCGGTTATTTTCCAACAGAACTGGCCAGGTCGGTCTATGAAAAGGCCCTCGCTCTTTCCGAAGAACGGGAGTATTGGGAACTTCAGGATCTGGCCGACCGCTGTACCGAACACGAGCAGGAATTGGTCTATCGTCTTGCCATCGAAAAATACTCCATTTCACCCAGATGGAAATCCATGGGGTTCGATAAGGAATCCCTCGATGTCCGACGGTGGATTGAGGATGCCATTACCCGTCTGCGGATTCAGTCTGTGGAATCCCATATACATGATCTGAAAAACCAATTGGCCTCGACCGATGATCCGGAGGTCCAGCAAAGCATGATGCGGTCGGTTCAGGAATTGCTTGCCGAAAAAAAGAAACTCCTCTCCGGTGATCTGTTCCGGCAGGAAGATGAGCCTGCATGA
- the mutY gene encoding A/G-specific adenine glycosylase produces the protein MNRKRLVRSLLDWYTRNLRPLPWRKVSDPWPVWVSEIMLQQTQVATVLPYFTRFMNRFPTIEALANAEEEAVLKSWEGLGYYSRARNLQTAARQVMTLYDGKIPTRYESLIELKGIGPYTAAAISSICSGEAIPAVDGNVLRVVSRWIELPEDISKPQTRQQISSILQPMIPSGQAGDFNQAMMELGALICRPANPDCTNCPVLPDCLAGLHGTTGRFPVKTRKTGKPHFTIAVGLVLKGDQVLVARRREGQMLAGLWEFPGGKVEQGETVEEALIREMKEEVDLQVTPDRLLLTVPHEFTHRKITIHAYICSRWKGVGKALSGSEIRWVALGDLDKMPFPVANQKIIQALKDFLT, from the coding sequence ATGAACCGGAAACGGTTGGTTCGTTCACTTCTGGATTGGTACACCCGAAATCTGCGTCCGCTGCCCTGGCGGAAGGTTTCTGATCCTTGGCCCGTCTGGGTATCAGAAATCATGCTTCAGCAGACTCAGGTGGCTACCGTTCTCCCCTATTTTACCCGGTTCATGAACCGGTTTCCGACCATTGAAGCACTCGCCAATGCAGAGGAAGAAGCTGTTTTAAAATCCTGGGAGGGGTTGGGGTATTACAGCCGTGCCAGAAATCTTCAGACGGCAGCCAGGCAGGTCATGACCTTGTATGACGGAAAGATTCCGACCCGGTACGAATCATTGATTGAATTGAAAGGAATCGGACCCTACACCGCGGCGGCCATTTCCTCGATCTGTTCGGGTGAAGCCATTCCGGCAGTGGATGGGAACGTACTCCGTGTGGTATCCCGGTGGATCGAACTCCCCGAAGATATTTCAAAACCCCAGACCCGGCAGCAGATTTCTTCCATTTTGCAACCCATGATACCCTCTGGTCAGGCAGGTGATTTTAACCAGGCCATGATGGAACTGGGGGCCCTGATCTGCCGGCCGGCGAATCCCGATTGCACAAATTGCCCGGTTCTTCCCGATTGTCTGGCGGGACTTCATGGAACCACCGGGCGGTTTCCCGTCAAAACCAGAAAAACCGGTAAACCCCACTTTACCATTGCGGTCGGATTGGTGCTGAAGGGTGACCAGGTTCTGGTAGCCCGGCGCCGGGAAGGTCAGATGCTGGCAGGCTTATGGGAATTCCCGGGGGGCAAGGTTGAACAGGGTGAAACGGTTGAGGAAGCACTCATCAGGGAAATGAAGGAAGAGGTTGATCTGCAGGTTACCCCGGACCGCCTGCTGCTGACGGTTCCTCACGAATTCACGCACCGGAAAATTACCATTCATGCGTACATTTGCTCACGCTGGAAGGGGGTCGGAAAAGCACTCTCCGGCAGTGAAATCAGATGGGTGGCACTCGGGGACCTCGATAAAATGCCGTTTCCGGTTGCCAATCAGAAAATCATACAGGCACTGAAAGACTTCCTTACATGA
- a CDS encoding tetratricopeptide repeat protein, whose translation MMVVLLLLLNLNAGGTNSQNCLQFTDHVARLRLESFREVNEWLQVVRTTDGSHLQIIRPTGRAAALHHVADSLYHVREYERARKTYLAVLKADSSAWSAMLYLGDTFYIDDRYDTARYWFEKALASNPGSWKSWYYYGELLAASGDTSAAWDAAIRSVILNPYGAEGWGLLSLLSTMTGYQIWNPADSLHVWYSPSNPCLQADSLLLPAGFRQQLDPALLSSGNADERLLEFYRLETAWWRTHRPEEDETLYQKWWFLEYLLTISEVNEFRYHFIWSHKLMQVPELGLFLTDQEFHEMVEFFKSQFLFRTDPEY comes from the coding sequence ATGATGGTGGTTTTGCTTCTTCTGCTGAATCTGAATGCTGGCGGAACCAACAGCCAGAATTGCCTGCAATTCACCGATCACGTGGCCCGATTGCGCCTGGAATCATTCAGGGAAGTCAATGAATGGCTTCAGGTGGTCCGCACCACAGACGGTTCCCATCTGCAGATCATCCGTCCGACGGGCCGGGCGGCCGCCCTGCATCATGTTGCCGACAGCCTTTATCACGTCAGGGAGTATGAAAGGGCACGGAAAACCTATCTGGCGGTTTTGAAAGCCGATTCATCCGCCTGGTCGGCCATGTTATATCTGGGTGATACTTTCTATATTGATGATCGGTATGATACCGCCCGGTACTGGTTCGAAAAAGCCCTGGCTTCCAATCCGGGAAGCTGGAAATCCTGGTATTATTATGGTGAATTACTTGCTGCATCCGGTGATACCTCGGCTGCCTGGGATGCTGCGATCCGGTCGGTGATACTCAATCCGTATGGGGCAGAAGGGTGGGGTCTTCTGAGCCTGCTATCCACAATGACCGGGTACCAGATCTGGAATCCGGCCGATTCCCTTCATGTCTGGTACAGTCCATCCAATCCCTGTCTTCAGGCAGACTCCCTGCTGCTTCCTGCTGGTTTCAGACAACAATTGGATCCAGCCTTGCTGTCATCCGGAAACGCAGATGAGCGTTTATTGGAATTCTACCGGCTGGAAACGGCCTGGTGGCGCACTCACCGGCCCGAGGAAGATGAAACTCTCTATCAGAAATGGTGGTTTCTGGAGTATCTTCTGACCATCAGCGAGGTGAATGAATTCAGATACCATTTTATCTGGTCACATAAACTCATGCAGGTCCCAGAGCTGGGATTGTTTCTTACTGATCAGGAATTTCATGAAATGGTTGAATTTTTTAAGTCTCAGTTTCTTTTCAGGACCGATCCTGAATATTGA
- a CDS encoding tetratricopeptide repeat protein, protein MAFSRSVSLLFILILGSLSAVAQTQAVSDEENAANKFFNEGNAFLKKGQAKEAITAYEEAIKTYPKAGRFYYNMGQAYRKQGNTASAIETFKKGIEAEPSFAKTYDALGKAYEQSGKLDEAIKAYLKGIQTVPDEEDNYVSIGRALIQDRKPKEAIKHLQKAIELNPKDEFAYYYLGIAHSENKDHKEAVKVFTKGTEVNNKNDELYLRLAMSQNELGDYKNAAENAKKSVTLKKGGDNRKGANYYELGRALKGLAKNGEARDAFKSAKKDASWARNADYQLDLLKGK, encoded by the coding sequence ATGGCTTTTTCAAGATCAGTTTCATTGCTTTTCATACTGATCCTGGGTTCACTCAGCGCAGTGGCGCAGACACAAGCGGTGTCTGATGAGGAGAATGCTGCAAATAAGTTTTTCAATGAAGGGAATGCCTTCCTGAAAAAGGGCCAGGCCAAGGAAGCCATTACCGCCTATGAGGAAGCCATTAAAACCTACCCGAAAGCCGGCCGTTTCTACTACAACATGGGTCAGGCTTACCGGAAACAGGGAAACACAGCCTCTGCGATTGAAACCTTCAAAAAGGGAATTGAGGCCGAACCTTCCTTTGCAAAAACATACGATGCACTCGGAAAAGCCTATGAACAATCCGGAAAACTGGATGAAGCCATCAAGGCCTATCTGAAAGGCATACAGACCGTTCCGGATGAAGAAGACAATTACGTGTCGATCGGACGTGCCCTGATTCAGGATCGTAAGCCTAAGGAAGCCATCAAACACCTGCAGAAGGCCATTGAACTGAATCCCAAGGATGAGTTTGCCTATTACTACCTGGGCATTGCCCATTCAGAAAACAAGGATCACAAGGAAGCCGTGAAGGTATTCACCAAAGGAACCGAGGTGAATAACAAGAATGACGAACTGTACCTGCGCCTTGCCATGTCACAGAATGAACTGGGTGATTATAAGAATGCTGCTGAGAACGCCAAAAAATCAGTAACCCTCAAAAAGGGTGGTGACAACCGCAAAGGTGCCAACTATTATGAACTTGGTCGTGCTCTGAAAGGGTTGGCCAAGAACGGAGAGGCCCGCGATGCTTTTAAAAGTGCCAAAAAAGATGCATCCTGGGCACGGAATGCCGACTATCAGCTCGATCTGCTCAAAGGAAAATAA
- a CDS encoding aspartate carbamoyltransferase catalytic subunit has protein sequence MTFPSRHLTGIETLAASDILSVLKLAADYRLLLDQTDKNLTDLRHVTVANLFFENSTRTRFSFELAERRLGATIINFTNESSSITKGETVLDTIRNLEVMKIDMMVLRHTISGICHLLGRSVSASIINAGEGTHEHPTQALLDALSIQQHFNDFRGLQVGIIGDILHSRVARSLIFTLVKLGSSVHLIGPRTLVPEAFGKLGARIHYQLDPILPELDVTVSLRIQLERMESGYLPSLIEFHKEYGIDERRISRMKSHAILMHPGPVNRGVEMSHFAVDCGKSIILDQVTNGVAVRMAVLKMIDAYRKSL, from the coding sequence ATGACTTTTCCCTCCCGTCATCTCACCGGAATTGAGACACTGGCCGCCTCAGACATTCTGTCTGTGCTGAAACTGGCTGCCGACTACCGTCTTTTATTGGACCAGACAGATAAAAACCTCACCGACCTTCGCCATGTGACGGTGGCCAATCTGTTTTTTGAAAATTCAACCAGAACCCGGTTTTCGTTTGAACTGGCCGAGAGACGTCTGGGTGCCACCATTATTAATTTCACCAATGAGTCGAGCAGCATCACCAAGGGTGAAACCGTTCTGGATACGATCCGGAATCTGGAAGTCATGAAAATTGACATGATGGTGCTCAGACATACCATTTCCGGAATTTGTCACCTGCTGGGTCGCAGCGTGTCTGCCTCGATCATCAACGCCGGCGAAGGAACCCATGAACACCCCACCCAGGCTTTGCTCGATGCACTCAGCATTCAGCAGCATTTTAACGACTTCCGCGGCTTGCAGGTTGGTATAATCGGAGATATTCTTCACAGCCGGGTAGCTCGTTCCCTCATTTTCACCCTGGTAAAACTGGGATCTTCAGTTCATCTGATCGGACCGCGGACCCTGGTCCCGGAAGCCTTCGGTAAGCTGGGTGCACGTATTCATTATCAACTGGATCCGATCCTTCCGGAACTGGATGTAACCGTCAGCCTGCGTATTCAGCTGGAAAGAATGGAATCGGGGTATTTGCCCTCGCTGATTGAATTTCATAAAGAGTACGGCATCGACGAGCGCCGGATATCCAGAATGAAAAGCCACGCCATTCTGATGCACCCGGGCCCTGTGAACCGGGGTGTTGAAATGTCTCACTTCGCCGTTGATTGCGGAAAAAGTATCATCCTCGATCAGGTTACCAATGGTGTGGCTGTGCGGATGGCGGTACTGAAAATGATTGATGCCTACCGGAAATCACTATGA
- a CDS encoding dihydroorotase: MKRFVNFNIQDPWNTGQSVWNNELVVDQDGIILPPGAETGQEPIETIDGNGRWLVPGFCDTYCFFGEPGLEYRETIRTGSEAALAGGFTSVCIYPNTRPPVDNLQTYEYLQSKIGGAPIDIHIVASLTKGCEGQFIAPVMSFTSVGVHLFSDGLQPVQSSLQMKRTCEYVSMYDGLVIQSPEDRTLAGQGVLNEGVQSARLGLPGVPAITESLMVHRDGEIARETGVRLHFSNLTTRAGIEAFSYQKARGANLSCGVSPFYFLLSDDHLDWYNTNFKLWPPLRSESDRLAVIEAIRSGVIDMIPSSHMPQSEIEKTTDFISAPIGAIGLETTFAASYTGLVKQGILSIGSLLERLIVNPRKRFGLKPNPLRPGEPADFVIIDPFETVTVLKDSLRSKSRNTPFLNQRFIGSVDAVFTRNRYHTFQEPAGNEYAG, translated from the coding sequence ATGAAACGTTTTGTGAATTTTAACATTCAGGATCCCTGGAATACCGGTCAGTCCGTCTGGAATAACGAATTGGTGGTTGATCAGGATGGAATAATACTTCCTCCCGGTGCAGAAACCGGTCAGGAACCGATTGAAACGATCGATGGAAACGGGCGCTGGCTGGTTCCCGGTTTTTGTGATACTTACTGTTTCTTTGGCGAACCAGGACTCGAATACCGTGAAACCATCAGGACCGGCAGCGAAGCTGCTCTGGCCGGTGGATTTACCTCGGTCTGTATTTACCCGAATACACGTCCGCCGGTTGATAATCTGCAAACCTATGAGTACCTGCAATCGAAAATCGGCGGGGCTCCCATCGATATCCACATCGTTGCCAGCCTGACCAAAGGGTGTGAGGGGCAGTTTATCGCTCCGGTCATGTCATTTACCTCGGTCGGTGTGCATCTGTTTTCGGATGGTTTACAGCCGGTTCAGTCTTCCCTGCAGATGAAAAGAACCTGTGAATATGTGTCGATGTATGATGGGCTGGTCATTCAATCGCCCGAAGACCGCACACTTGCAGGTCAGGGGGTGTTGAACGAGGGAGTTCAGTCGGCGCGGCTCGGACTTCCCGGGGTTCCGGCGATCACAGAATCCCTGATGGTTCACCGTGATGGAGAAATTGCCCGGGAAACCGGTGTGAGGCTCCATTTCTCGAATCTGACCACCCGGGCAGGAATTGAAGCATTTTCTTACCAGAAAGCCCGTGGGGCCAACCTTTCCTGCGGGGTATCTCCCTTTTATTTTCTTCTCAGTGATGATCATCTCGATTGGTATAACACCAATTTTAAACTGTGGCCGCCGCTTCGGTCCGAATCTGATCGGCTGGCAGTGATTGAGGCCATCAGAAGTGGGGTAATCGATATGATTCCAAGCAGTCACATGCCCCAATCGGAAATCGAAAAAACCACCGATTTCATTTCGGCCCCGATCGGAGCAATTGGTCTGGAAACCACCTTCGCTGCCTCTTACACCGGGCTGGTCAAGCAAGGCATTTTATCCATCGGATCACTGCTTGAGCGATTGATCGTCAATCCCAGAAAACGCTTCGGTTTAAAGCCCAATCCGCTGAGGCCGGGCGAACCCGCCGATTTTGTGATTATCGATCCGTTCGAAACGGTGACCGTTCTGAAGGATAGCCTGCGGTCGAAAAGTCGCAACACCCCTTTT